Below is a genomic region from Paenibacillus rhizovicinus.
CCAGAAGGGAATTCGTTACGGCTTGAAGAAGGAGAATCCGAGCCCATGGGGAAGGGGCTTTTTCGCTATTTCGAACACTATATATATTTTGTATACATTTCATATACGCGCTGTAGACAGCGCTTTCTTGCCATGCTATATTGCGGAGAGAAACGCATGAAGCCGTATCATTCGTTATCATCACTCGTCTTGCCATTATGATTTTCCGGAGGAAACCGCATGTCGACGAAGACGTCTTTGCCATGGCTGAACGTAAGCGAGAATCGCCGTTATCTCGTCTCGGAGGATGGACAACCGTTCTTCTGGCTGGGAGATACGGCTTGGGAACTGTTTCACCGGTCGACGCGCGAGGATGCGGACCATTATCTCGCCAATCGCGCGGAACGGGGCTATACCGTTATCCAGGCGGTCGGCTTGGCGGAGTTTGAAGGGCTAACGAAACCTAACGCATACGGCCGAGTGCCGCTGCACATCCAAGACGGCGTTTACGATCCGGCTTCGCCGGACACGGATACGGAACCGGGCGGCTATACGTACTGGGATCACGTCGATTATATCGTGGACAAAGCGGCGGAGCTCGGCCTTTATATCGCGCTGCTGCCGACCTGGGGAGACAAGTACCATATCGCTTGGGGAGAGGGGCCGGATATTTTCACGCCGGACAACGCGAGAACGTACGGCCGCTGGATCGGCGAACGCTACCGTGACCGCTCCAACATCATCTGGGTGCTGGGAGGAGACCGGCCGCTGACGGAGAACCGGCATTTCCAGATCGTGGGCGCCATGGCGGAAGGCATTGCGGACGGCGACGGCGGCAAACATCTGCGCACCTTCCACCCGAACGGCGGGCGCTCGTCCTCGCATCATATGCATCATGAGCCTTGGTTGGACTTTAATATGATTCAATCCAGCCATGGACAAGGCGAACGCGATAATTACAAGCTCGTAGCCGCGGATTACGTCCGTACGCCGATCAAGCCGACGCTGGAGGCGGAGCCTTGCTACGAGGATCATCCGCGCGACTTCAATCCCGAGAACGGTTATTTCGACGAGGCGGACGTGCGCAAATCCGCTTATTATGGTATTTTGTCCGGCGGACTGGGCATTACATACGGGCATCATTGCGTCTGGTCGATGAACACGGAACCGACGAGAACCTTCATTATGAAATGGCGGGACGCTATTCTGCGTCCGGGCGCGGCCCAAATGGAGCATCTCCGCAACCTGGCCGAATCCCGTCCGATGCTGGAGCGCGTACCGGATCAAGGACTGCTCGCAGCCAACGAGGAAGGATCCAATTATGCCGTAGCGGCCAAGGGCGAGCGGCATGCCTTCGTCTATTCCCCGAACGGGCTGGCGCTGCAGGTAGCCATGGGCCGCATCGCGGGCGACGAAGCGGCTGCATCCTGGTTCAATCCGCGTACCGGCGAATTCACGGCGATCGGCAATTATCCGAACAAAGGCGAGACGAAGTTTCTTCCGCCGCTGGCCGGCAGGGGCAACGACTGGGTGCTCGTGCTGGATTCCATCTAGTTTGAAGGGATGAATTAGCAATGAGAGTGCTCATCATCGGAGGAACCGGAACCATCAGCACCGCGATTACGGAGCAGCTGCTCGCGCGCGGGGATATGGATGTCTGGCATTATAACCGGGGCAGGCAGCAGGCGCCCGAGGGCGTAACGACGCTGATCGGAGAGCGAAGAGACTTCGCAAGGTTCGAAGCGCAGATGGCGGAGGCGGGACGGTTCGACTGCGTCATCGATATGATCGGTTTCATGCCGGACGAAGCGGAGAGCGCGGTGCGCGCGTTCGCGGGCAGAATCGGCCATTATATCTATTGCAGCACGGTCGACGTCTATACGAAACGGACAGATCGTTATCCCGTTGCAGAGGACGGCGCGAGGAACGCGCTGCCTTCTTTCCCGTACGCGTACAACAAGGTACTGAGCGAGAACATACTGCTTCAGGCTCATGACCCGCAGCGTTTCCCGGTCACGATCTTCCGCCCGGCGCAAACCTACGGCGGCCGCGGTACTGCGGTCGCTTCCATCGGAGACGGCGTCT
It encodes:
- a CDS encoding glycoside hydrolase family 140 protein codes for the protein MSTKTSLPWLNVSENRRYLVSEDGQPFFWLGDTAWELFHRSTREDADHYLANRAERGYTVIQAVGLAEFEGLTKPNAYGRVPLHIQDGVYDPASPDTDTEPGGYTYWDHVDYIVDKAAELGLYIALLPTWGDKYHIAWGEGPDIFTPDNARTYGRWIGERYRDRSNIIWVLGGDRPLTENRHFQIVGAMAEGIADGDGGKHLRTFHPNGGRSSSHHMHHEPWLDFNMIQSSHGQGERDNYKLVAADYVRTPIKPTLEAEPCYEDHPRDFNPENGYFDEADVRKSAYYGILSGGLGITYGHHCVWSMNTEPTRTFIMKWRDAILRPGAAQMEHLRNLAESRPMLERVPDQGLLAANEEGSNYAVAAKGERHAFVYSPNGLALQVAMGRIAGDEAAASWFNPRTGEFTAIGNYPNKGETKFLPPLAGRGNDWVLVLDSI